One Microbacterium marinum genomic window carries:
- the sufC gene encoding Fe-S cluster assembly ATPase SufC yields MSVLEIRDLHVTVETEAGETPILNGVTLTVRTGETHAIMGPNGSGKSTLAYTIAGHPKYTVTGGSITFDGQDVLAMSVDERARAGLFLAMQYPVEIPGVTVTNFLRTAKTAVAGEAPSIRAWSKDVKEAMKNLRMDPKFAARNVNEGFSGGEKKRHEILQLELLQPKIAVLDETDSGLDVDALKIVSEGVNRAKEQSDMGVLLITHYTRILRYIKPDFVHVLVNGRVAEEGGPELAARLEDEGYDRFLAPVGDEA; encoded by the coding sequence ATGTCTGTCCTCGAGATCCGCGACCTGCACGTGACGGTCGAGACCGAAGCCGGCGAGACCCCGATCCTCAACGGCGTGACCCTCACCGTCCGCACCGGAGAGACCCACGCCATCATGGGCCCCAACGGCTCGGGCAAGTCGACCCTGGCGTACACGATCGCCGGCCACCCGAAGTACACCGTCACGGGCGGCAGCATCACCTTCGACGGCCAGGACGTCCTCGCGATGTCGGTCGACGAGCGCGCCCGCGCCGGCCTGTTCCTCGCGATGCAGTACCCGGTCGAGATCCCCGGTGTGACGGTCACCAACTTCCTCCGCACCGCCAAGACCGCGGTCGCCGGGGAGGCGCCGTCGATCCGCGCATGGAGCAAGGACGTCAAGGAGGCGATGAAGAACCTGCGGATGGATCCCAAGTTCGCCGCCCGCAACGTCAACGAGGGATTCTCGGGCGGAGAGAAGAAGCGGCACGAGATCCTCCAGCTGGAGCTGCTGCAGCCGAAGATCGCCGTCCTCGACGAAACCGACTCCGGCCTCGACGTCGACGCGCTGAAGATCGTGTCCGAGGGCGTCAACCGTGCCAAGGAGCAGAGCGACATGGGCGTGCTCCTCATCACGCACTACACGCGCATCCTGCGCTACATCAAGCCTGATTTCGTCCACGTGCTCGTGAACGGCCGCGTTGCAGAAGAGGGCGGCCCGGAGCTCGCCGCTCGACTCGAGGACGAGGGCTATGACCGTTTCCTCGCCCCCGTCGGCGACGAGGCCTAG
- a CDS encoding metal-sulfur cluster assembly factor, with protein MTETLAPEKYDEVTEALKDVMDPELGINVVDLGLIYDLGWDDENDALVIHMTLTSAGCPLTDVLEEQTGQALDGVVDRFRINWVWMPPWGPERITDDGRDMMRALGFSI; from the coding sequence ATGACCGAGACGCTCGCACCCGAGAAGTACGACGAGGTCACCGAAGCGCTGAAGGACGTCATGGATCCCGAGCTCGGGATCAACGTGGTCGACCTCGGCCTCATCTACGACCTCGGCTGGGATGACGAGAACGACGCCCTCGTCATCCACATGACGCTCACCTCCGCCGGCTGCCCCCTGACCGACGTGCTCGAGGAGCAGACCGGGCAGGCGCTGGACGGCGTCGTCGATCGCTTCCGGATCAACTGGGTCTGGATGCCGCCGTGGGGTCCTGAACGCATCACGGACGACGGCCGCGACATGATGCGCGCCCTCGGCTTCTCGATCTGA
- a CDS encoding ABC transporter ATP-binding protein, translating to MTADRTLEVSHVRLAYGDRVIVDDLDLTVPAGRITAIVGANACGKSTLLKSMARLLTPRAGQVILDGKDIHRLPTKQVARDLGLLPQSPIAPEGIAVSDLVGRGRTPHHGPLSRWSRNDDEAVAAALEATDTAALADRPVDELSGGQRQRVWIAMALAQQTDVLLLDEPTTFLDVSHQIDVLDLLTDLNRRNGTTIVMVLHDLNLAARYADHLVAMAGGHLYAAGDPDEVLTARTVKDVFGMDSQVIADPLTGRPLVLPIGRHHVPASSDAARPA from the coding sequence ATGACCGCCGACCGCACGCTCGAGGTCTCGCACGTTCGGCTCGCCTACGGCGACCGGGTCATCGTGGACGACCTCGACCTCACCGTTCCCGCCGGGCGCATCACCGCGATCGTCGGCGCGAACGCCTGCGGCAAGTCAACTCTGCTGAAGTCGATGGCCCGCCTGCTCACCCCCCGAGCGGGCCAGGTGATCCTCGACGGCAAGGACATCCACCGTCTTCCCACGAAGCAGGTGGCCCGCGACCTCGGTCTGCTCCCGCAGTCGCCCATCGCCCCCGAGGGGATCGCCGTGTCCGACCTGGTGGGCCGAGGACGGACGCCGCACCACGGTCCGCTCTCGCGCTGGAGCCGGAACGATGACGAAGCCGTCGCCGCCGCCCTCGAGGCCACCGACACCGCCGCTCTCGCGGACCGTCCCGTCGACGAGCTCTCCGGAGGTCAGCGCCAGCGGGTGTGGATCGCGATGGCGCTCGCGCAGCAGACCGACGTCCTGCTCCTGGACGAGCCGACGACCTTCTTGGACGTCAGCCACCAGATCGACGTCCTCGATCTGCTGACCGACCTCAACCGCCGCAACGGGACCACGATCGTGATGGTCCTGCACGACCTGAATCTCGCCGCCCGATACGCCGACCACCTCGTGGCGATGGCGGGCGGGCACCTGTATGCCGCCGGCGACCCCGACGAGGTCCTCACCGCACGAACCGTGAAGGACGTGTTCGGGATGGACAGCCAGGTCATCGCAGACCCCCTCACGGGACGACCGCTCGTCCTGCCCATCGGCCGCCACCACGTTCCGGCGTCCTCCGACGCCGCTCGCCCCGCCTGA
- a CDS encoding aminotransferase class I/II-fold pyridoxal phosphate-dependent enzyme, which translates to MTVTPLDALPLEVLRRRSSTKWRSYGPDVIPMFVAETDFPLAPAITDALREAVEIGDTGYTPPRPEIGSAFVSFAHRHWGWRVDPARVRWTGDVMMGVVEILRATVAPGERVVITPPVYPPFFDTVREAGAVVEEVPLVDDGSGWFLDLPGIDAALSGGARAVLLCNPHNPTGTVHSREQLAQLATIAARHGAVVVSDEIHGPLAHADHPFTPFLSVSDDAADVGFAVTSASKAYNLAGLKCAVMVAASEANAAVLRQLPWEVEWRTGLFGALSNIAAFSGDSDAWLASLRARLDVNRTLLAELLAQHLPLARYRPPQAGFLAWIDVSAYKWGDDPAVAVRRNARVALHHGPYFGPQGRGHVRMNFGCGPDILREAVERIAAFARSGSRL; encoded by the coding sequence GTGACGGTCACGCCCCTGGACGCGCTTCCGCTCGAGGTCCTTCGGCGGCGGTCGAGCACGAAGTGGCGTTCCTACGGGCCGGACGTCATCCCGATGTTCGTCGCGGAGACCGACTTCCCGCTCGCGCCGGCGATCACGGACGCCCTGCGCGAAGCGGTGGAGATCGGCGACACCGGGTACACGCCGCCGCGTCCGGAGATCGGCAGCGCGTTCGTCTCCTTCGCGCACCGCCACTGGGGGTGGAGGGTCGACCCGGCGCGGGTGCGATGGACCGGCGACGTGATGATGGGTGTGGTCGAGATCCTGCGGGCGACCGTGGCGCCCGGGGAGCGCGTGGTCATCACGCCTCCCGTCTACCCACCCTTCTTCGACACCGTCCGCGAGGCGGGCGCCGTCGTGGAGGAGGTGCCGCTCGTCGATGACGGGTCGGGGTGGTTCCTCGACCTCCCGGGCATCGACGCGGCGCTCTCCGGCGGTGCGCGGGCTGTGCTGCTGTGCAATCCGCACAACCCCACCGGGACCGTGCACAGCCGCGAGCAGCTCGCGCAGCTCGCGACGATCGCCGCCCGTCACGGGGCGGTCGTCGTCAGCGACGAGATCCACGGTCCCCTGGCGCATGCGGACCACCCGTTCACGCCGTTCCTCTCCGTCTCGGACGACGCGGCAGACGTGGGCTTCGCGGTGACGAGCGCGTCGAAGGCCTACAACCTGGCAGGACTCAAGTGCGCCGTCATGGTCGCGGCATCCGAGGCGAACGCCGCGGTTCTCCGGCAGCTGCCCTGGGAGGTGGAGTGGCGCACGGGACTCTTCGGAGCGCTGTCGAACATCGCCGCCTTCTCCGGCGACTCCGACGCGTGGCTCGCGTCGCTGCGAGCGCGCCTCGACGTCAATCGGACGCTGCTGGCTGAGCTGCTGGCACAGCATCTCCCGCTCGCCCGCTATCGTCCGCCGCAGGCCGGATTCCTGGCGTGGATCGACGTGTCGGCGTACAAGTGGGGCGACGATCCCGCCGTCGCGGTGCGACGGAACGCGCGCGTCGCGCTCCACCACGGGCCGTACTTCGGCCCGCAGGGCAGAGGGCACGTCCGCATGAACTTCGGTTGCGGCCCCGACATCCTGCGTGAGGCAGTCGAACGGATCGCGGCATTCGCACGATCCGGCTCCCGCCTCTGA
- a CDS encoding siderophore-interacting protein → MSRNTMTFFRAPVAAVTNLTPSFRRFTFRDDKLGSYGDPGFDQRVKVMFPTATAPIDSMPTGDDWYDRWREMPELARPVMRTYTTRAVRNAQNEVDIDMVAHDVIGPASAWIAGAQVGDEVLILAPTVEHRGVNFGIDFVPPARTDAILLAGDETAAPAIARILEQLPHDARGVVVLEVPHAEDIAYLPEHPGFELVTAAREGEQHRHDHLISAVTEIAHRLAPEGVGAEVEEIDVDTDILWEVPRTAKGGAALKRAPLYAWLAGEASAIKALRRHLVGDVGVDRRAVAFMGYWRLGRSEN, encoded by the coding sequence ATGAGCCGCAACACGATGACCTTCTTCCGCGCCCCCGTCGCCGCGGTCACCAACCTGACCCCGAGCTTCCGACGGTTCACGTTCCGCGACGACAAGTTGGGCAGCTACGGCGACCCTGGCTTCGACCAGCGCGTGAAAGTGATGTTCCCGACGGCCACCGCGCCCATCGACTCCATGCCCACCGGGGACGACTGGTACGACCGGTGGCGGGAGATGCCGGAGCTTGCACGACCGGTGATGCGGACCTACACGACCCGAGCCGTGCGGAACGCGCAGAACGAAGTCGACATCGACATGGTCGCCCACGACGTCATCGGCCCGGCGTCGGCGTGGATCGCCGGCGCACAGGTCGGCGATGAGGTGCTGATCCTCGCTCCCACCGTCGAGCACCGCGGGGTGAACTTCGGCATCGACTTCGTGCCGCCGGCGCGCACTGATGCGATCCTGCTCGCGGGAGATGAGACGGCCGCTCCTGCCATCGCCCGGATCCTCGAGCAGCTTCCCCACGATGCACGCGGGGTCGTCGTCCTCGAGGTGCCGCACGCCGAGGACATCGCCTACCTTCCCGAGCACCCGGGCTTCGAGCTGGTGACGGCGGCCCGCGAAGGCGAGCAGCACCGCCACGATCACCTCATCTCGGCCGTCACGGAGATCGCTCACCGCCTGGCACCCGAGGGCGTCGGCGCGGAAGTCGAGGAGATCGACGTGGACACCGACATCCTGTGGGAGGTGCCGCGAACCGCCAAGGGCGGCGCCGCGCTCAAGCGCGCGCCGCTGTACGCGTGGCTCGCCGGCGAGGCATCCGCCATCAAGGCGCTGCGACGCCACCTCGTCGGGGACGTCGGCGTGGACCGCCGTGCCGTCGCCTTCATGGGGTACTGGCGACTGGGGCGTTCGGAGAACTGA
- a CDS encoding Rieske 2Fe-2S domain-containing protein: MSAQKVLQLSALTQDTAVRVEIDGVAIAVVLDGQGEVHAIGDTCTHGDISLADGFVEGESLECWAHGSAFSLRTGRPLNLPAYEPVPVYEVTIDGDDILIDPTVTKAVN; this comes from the coding sequence GTGAGTGCACAGAAGGTGCTCCAGCTGAGCGCCCTCACCCAGGACACCGCGGTGCGCGTGGAGATCGACGGCGTTGCGATCGCCGTCGTCCTCGACGGTCAGGGCGAGGTGCACGCCATCGGCGACACCTGCACCCACGGCGACATCTCGCTGGCCGACGGCTTCGTCGAAGGCGAATCGCTCGAGTGCTGGGCGCACGGCTCGGCCTTCTCGCTGCGCACCGGTCGTCCCCTGAACCTTCCGGCCTACGAGCCGGTGCCCGTCTACGAGGTCACGATCGACGGGGACGACATCCTCATCGATCCCACGGTGACCAAAGCTGTGAACTGA